In the genome of Lathyrus oleraceus cultivar Zhongwan6 chromosome 4, CAAS_Psat_ZW6_1.0, whole genome shotgun sequence, the window TTCAAAATTTGTATTGAATGAGAGTTTTGGAGAATTTACGTAATATTTCAAAATATGTTTTATGTTAGTATTCTGAAAATTAAAAATACAATAATCAACACTTCTTTTCATTCTATATAAAAtcactttttttttaaaatatcaaatacttttcttttttttaaaatttattttcGGAAGCTTTCTCTTTTCCTTTCTTCCAAACTCTCAAACAAAGTCCAAAAATTTTTAAACAAACAATTGAAAATCTCAAATTAACATTACATCTTCCACATATTTCCCACCCTCGAAAACCACTAAGTTAGTGTGCATTATAAAACACAATTTTATGTCATCCCAAAATATATTTCAAAACTCAAAAACAACAAAAATCAAGTCTTATCTCATTAAATAAGATTGCCTACATATATCAACTTTCACCGTAATATATTTCTAAACCAAAACACTTTTTTTCAAATTGAAAGTATACTTGAAATTACGtagtttaacaacaacaaaaaagtGTTGTGGATAAAGTTGGGCTAAAATAATCCAGCTTGGGATAAGGGCCCAAATAATATAAGGCCAACACAAGTACCACCATGACAAAGCCCACtttattaaaattatattatCATCATTAGtgttattttcaaattttcagtTCTAGGTAAGTACAACAATTTACAACTTTCATTATAGTCATTCAAATGATTGAAACAAAAACAGCTTACATATGTGACAATTGCCATTTCTAACTCAAGTTTTGGTACAATATACTTAAGTTCACAATGAACTACTGTATGTAATAAATTACATAAGGTTTATAGATTGAATTATATAAATATGATTTTTATATGTTGGCTCTTGTATGATTCACAGTGAATCCTATTCTAACAACAACACTCTTCTTAAACTGAACATTCCTAACGTTTTGCAAATTTACAATTTTATACAGTACAGTTAAGCAACAGGAACTTTGCAGCAAACATCAAAAACATCATCTAAAGGTGCGTGATCACCTGTTCCTTCGTCTTTCCTTGCATATAATAGCTCTTTCCCTCTAAACACAAACATCCCTCCCTGACAGTACAAATTGATCAATTTAGGAAACCTTAGTTGAAAAGTAAAATATTAAGTTTGATTTCACTCTTTTGCAACCAGAGTAACATATCAAACCTGTTGCAAAACCCCACTTCTATCATCTGGAGTGGCTTCTATTGTGTAGTTTTTGGTCGCTTTTTGCAAAGCATCAAATCTCGATAGCACCTTTGCCTGTTAATAGCAATTTTGTAGCCAAAACATGTTAATCCGCATGCGAAATGGAAAATGTCTAACAAAAAATACATAGTATTTCATTTAAGTCCAAAGTAAAGATTACACTGGCTGGATTGAAGAAAGTACGCCCAAACCCATAGTAGAGGTCTAGAAAGTCATATGTCTGAAAGACGGGGAAATTGGTTAAAATAGACATTTACAAGATGAGATCTAGTGGGTGAATATTCAACATGCTATCCATGCATTACCTTGCGGTCAGGATCTGCATAAAGGCAATCCATTGGAAATGGTAACTGAACATACAATATcaattgaaaaagaaaatatTAGTTTTGAGTCTTGACATCAAGTACATGTTCATACTAATAGTATATAAATAAGTAAATTACAAGAAAGTTTTCAAATTTCAGAATACTTAAAAGTATAGAGATCCATATCTCTGGCTGacttaattaaattaaaatgagCCTATATTGATATTGCTACCCTTAGCTAATTTACAACACAAACGGTGGGTGACCTTTCAATAAAGTGGATTTAAAATTAAATTACATACCATTGAGCTGAAATATACTTGGGACTGGTAACTCTGTAATTTTCACAACTATAACAATTGATCAAAAAATCTTAATAGAAAACTAGTTGCCATGGTTTCCTACCTTTCGCCAAACTAGGGTCAGCTGTACATAGCATGCATATCTTTATCTCTTCTCTATCACTATCATCACTACTACTATAATCTACAATTAAACCTCATAACTGACAAAAACACACTCATGTCGATTCACCAAAACTCATAACTCTTAAACAAATTAACCAAATAAAGGATAATACAGCAAATGGTGACACTAAGAGGAGTAGAGCAAAAGAAAGGTTGTGTGAGATGAGGACTAAAAAAAGAGAGGTTGTGTGAGTCTACAAAGAAAATAGCTCATAAGAACAGCAAATGAGACAAACCTTAAAAGAATCTCTTTAGCCTTATCTCTGTTCAATCTCTTATATCTATTGTTTTCAAATTGGTGAAATTTACCCTAAGCTAGAAGCTACCATAAGACGGATAGAAACCAACTGATATAGAAAAGGAAATAGGAAAATCCCTTTGAATTATAGAATAATATTGCAGAACTTCGAGGGTCTGCACCTCCCTAATGCTAAAATGGCACCTTTCTATTCAAATCACATAGTAAACTCTATCCTATCTTCACATATTTATTCTAAACATAAATAACCCACATAATTGATAACACATAACTACTCATAATAACATAATAACTGCCACTAAAGTGCTACTAATAACATAATAACTGCTACAGAACTCAACAGTCAGTTTTCTTTAATTTCTTAATGAGAGGTCTAACAATACTCCGCCGTAAAGACTCACCTTGCCGTCTTTCATCTTGTCCTCATAATTTGATGCAGAAAGATTGAGTTGTACATGAAATAAGAAAATTTTCTCATATCAAATTTGCTCGCTAATGACAGTCCTCTCGTGATCAAATGTTGGGGCGTCGGCAGCACCGGTAGTGGAATTTTCTCGTTCCTAGACTTTATCTTAGGAATAGTAGCAAATGTCGTGGGAGACCCAACATCTACTAGTTTCGGCAATGGTGGTTGTTGGCCTAACTATTCTGGCGTTGATTGCTTATTTGGTCCATCACTGAGTCTCAATTCTCTAATTTTCACTATTGTAGGATTTCTTAAGCTTGATGACACAGGTGACATCATCAGACCCAACATCTACTAGTTTCGACAAGGTAAACCTGAGTCAGAATCCTTGTTTGGCGGATATGTTTTATATTTCTACCAGTTATGTTATATTAATTAATTGTGTGTCAATTATGTTGCCAGTTACTCCCTCTGTTCCACACTAGAAAGAAATGTCCCAAAATAAATGACTCATTTCAATTTCCAATACACTTTTTCCTTTAATTAATATCACTTTCATCATTTCCAATACTTGACAAGGGCATTTTAGTAAAAATATCATTCTctcttctattttattttttttaatcGGTGTGAAATGGTCAACTGGATCACTCATTGTGGGACGGAGGGAGTAGTAACAATAAATAGAAAGAGGGCAGGGCATAGTTGATTATCTAGGGAAGTTATTCAGTGGTTGTTGGGAATGGAGAGAACCAAGCTCTCGGAAACTTGGTGAAACAGTGTCTGTGTTCTTGTTTTCTGTGTGTAATATTTCAATTCTGCAGCAGTGTACATGTTTGTACTCACTCTTTTGGAGACCAATCTCTCTTGCCAAGGATCTAGTGAGTCAAAAGTTCACCCAGATTTTCTCCATGTATTTCTTACAATAATATTTCATAATGTACCAAATCTTCCATCACCAATATTTTTCTTTGATATGaaattttaatttctgatatTAAAAAATAATACTTAGTTTAATTGAGATATTCTAAACTTATTTTCTCCTGCCGCTTTCATGTTTTCAACAAAGTGATATTCCTGAAGTTATATTTGCCTCTTCCATGTTTTGCATAGGGTTAATGGTTTGTTTTGGACCGGTTGAGTATAATTTGGTAACAAACCAATTGGGAATCAAGTGtcattattttttaaaattcTTAGCAAGGTTAAAATCTAAAGCATGATTAAAATACTAGTATTCTTAATTGATGTCAAGTTTTTTGTAATTTCACCAGTAGCCTTCTATAGAATGTGTTTTACGCCAGATTTGTGAGCATTCATTATCCGTTGATGTTAGTTATATATGTGTCAAATACTAAGTTGAACTCAATTTGATGGTTTCTTTTCTTCCTCTATAGCCTATCTCTTCCCTAACAACTTCAGtccccaaattagagaaagttAACCTGGATTGGATTTGCAATGAGACAACTTCTAGATGCCACAATGGGAGTTTTTATGTTTCTATTCGTATAAATTATACAAATAAAACTTAAACACTATATGATGCTTACACTAGCCATATGTGCATTGTAGAACCATGCATGTTTCAATTATAAGAGATcaaaatatgtttgattttcaTTTATATACTCAATCTTGAAACCCTAATAATTGAGACTGAAGCCATACAATTTGCTTTGGATTTCATGGAAAGATGCACATGGTATACAACTTCATTATTTTAAAGCATCATAACTAGCTAGAAAAATACTGAAATGACAAAGGAGGACGAAAAACCTTACTCGTTCGGCAAGGATACGGGCTTTATCGGGGGCACCAACACCCACTGCAATTAACTTGACACCAGCTGAATCAAACCTTGATTTGGATTCTTTCAAGGTTGAAGCCAGTTCCCAGCTAAGAACAAAAGAACACAATCCAGTGTAAGAAGAATTATCCCTCAAACAAATTCTGATTAATGATAACAAAAACCCAAAGGTGAAAATCATTTAATTACCAGCATGGGCATCCAAAGTGCCTCAAAAGTGCCACCACAGCTATTCCCTGCAAGAATTAACTCCAATCAGCAACCACAAATCAACCTATTATTAACTCAACTAATTAATCAAATAAATACTACTTCAAATTAATATTCCAGAAAGTAAAAACCAAAATTTTAGGTCAAAACGTTTGTGTGCCCAAAACCTATGAGATGGGTAAAAATCAAAGCTTTTGTATATGAATATAAGCATGCTGACCTGTTCTTGGTCCCAAAGATCTTTGAACATGACAGGCTCACCGGCGGCGGTGAAAATGCTAATGTCACCGAGGTTTTCTGTAACAGTGGGACTGTACTGCGAATTGGAGGCTTTGGAAGAAGACACTGGTTTGTTGCGGGCGACGGCGACAAATGAAGCCTTGAAGGTATTCGATTTGGGGGAGAAATGGACGGTAGAGATGGGGAAAGGGTGTGAATTTAGGGGTGTGATAGATGGAAGAAAAGGAAATCGTGGAGATTGAAGAGTTGTAGCCATTAGTTTGTTCCAAATCGGAATGAAGATGACGCCTAGAGAAGATGAATTCGCGGTGACTCGAAGCTAGCTGTGTGTATGGCTACTACGAACAGAGAGCGAGCGAGGAACAATAGTAGTTCCGTGGCGGGAGAGGTTTTCCTTTCTCCACGCCAATATATTtgataattttatttttaaaaacgGTTTTAAAATTGTATattaaaaattgtttttttttctcatttcaattttaaaaattataaagcaaatttttttaaaatttattttagttttttaaatttttaaaataatttttaaaagtATTTTGATAAAATTAGTTTATCGaacaaattttattattttcaaattttaaaaactataaaatatttttagaaaACCAAATCAAACATGTGTTAGACCTCTGAATGTCCATTTTTATAATTCATTAATACGAAAATTAATATTAAACATCCTTCTCTACTTGACTTTCATGTCACTATTGTCGCACCGCGAAAAATATCTGAACGCATCGCATGttcgaagatacaacagagtcgtcaccgaatattatttattccaaaagaaaagaaaaaatatcGATAGAACTCAAGGGGGGAGAAAAAGAGTAAGGAAGacggttatgcaatgggaagatattagcatccctcacatctGTTATATTCAACCGGGatcattttgattgttctttgctcGAATGGGTTTTactatctaaaggttacttgtTACTGATTAAAAGGGgaaaaataaatttattaattaatGTGCTCGTCAAGGATTCGAATCCTCGTgcgtattctcatagtgcaatgagaaaatcagagcttcatagttcgtggtagaaaataCGAATGTGTTGGTTGTTTTTAGATAACAGTTATAATTGTATCCTAGAAGTGTGTATACATTAGCTTATTTTGATATTTGTTTGAATGCTCTAAGATTTTAGTCAAACTGCTAAGG includes:
- the LOC127074341 gene encoding thioredoxin-like protein AAED1, chloroplastic, with the protein product MATTLQSPRFPFLPSITPLNSHPFPISTVHFSPKSNTFKASFVAVARNKPVSSSKASNSQYSPTVTENLGDISIFTAAGEPVMFKDLWDQEQGIAVVALLRHFGCPCCWELASTLKESKSRFDSAGVKLIAVGVGAPDKARILAERLPFPMDCLYADPDRKTYDFLDLYYGFGRTFFNPASAKVLSRFDALQKATKNYTIEATPDDRSGVLQQGGMFVFRGKELLYARKDEGTGDHAPLDDVFDVCCKVPVA